Proteins encoded by one window of Brevibacterium atlanticum:
- a CDS encoding acyl-CoA thioesterase, whose translation MSTDITSPRTSSTFVEAISLTPVESGSDVDSFTAVPQYAPWPKAYGGDMVAQATAAMIATAGQDRVLHSTHSTFMRPVTMFEPVRYDVERIRDGRNYSTRHVRGVQGGKTVFLSTGSFQVPQKGPDYQRGGTEELRVDPESLASAETALSGVSTPAAEYWATGRSFDMRHIPGPVYLSGDNAGHGSAGAETLTVTQAIWLKSFTPLAVQSTDSETANLHRIALSYVCDYTILEPLLRTQGLSWSSDGLVTASLDHAMWFHRTANVDDWILYAQEAESLQSSRGLALGRFFDRSGRLLATVAQEGMIAH comes from the coding sequence ATGAGCACTGACATCACCTCCCCGAGAACGTCCTCGACTTTCGTCGAAGCGATCTCACTGACCCCGGTCGAAAGCGGATCCGACGTCGACTCCTTCACTGCCGTACCGCAGTACGCGCCGTGGCCCAAAGCCTATGGCGGAGATATGGTCGCCCAAGCCACAGCTGCGATGATCGCCACCGCAGGTCAGGACAGAGTGCTCCATTCGACGCATTCGACCTTCATGCGACCGGTGACGATGTTCGAGCCCGTCCGATACGACGTCGAACGAATCCGTGACGGACGCAACTATTCGACTCGTCACGTCCGCGGGGTGCAGGGCGGAAAGACCGTCTTCCTCTCAACCGGGTCATTCCAGGTGCCGCAGAAGGGCCCTGATTATCAGAGGGGCGGCACGGAAGAACTCCGCGTCGACCCGGAGTCACTGGCCTCCGCTGAAACAGCCCTGTCCGGAGTCTCGACCCCGGCAGCCGAGTATTGGGCCACCGGCCGCAGCTTCGACATGCGGCACATTCCCGGTCCGGTCTACCTCAGTGGTGACAACGCTGGACACGGCTCCGCCGGCGCAGAGACGCTGACCGTCACTCAAGCGATCTGGCTGAAATCCTTTACTCCGCTTGCCGTGCAGTCGACAGATTCCGAAACCGCGAATCTGCACCGCATCGCGCTCAGCTATGTATGCGACTACACCATTCTCGAGCCGTTGCTGCGCACGCAGGGCCTCAGCTGGTCATCGGACGGACTCGTCACCGCCAGCCTCGACCATGCGATGTGGTTCCACCGCACTGCCAACGTCGACGACTGGATCCTCTATGCCCAAGAGGCAGAGTCTCTGCAGTCTTCCCGCGGACTCGCACTAGGCCGATTCTTCGATCGCAGCGGTCGGCTGCTCGCCACCGTAGCCCAAGAGGGCATGATCGCCCACTGA
- a CDS encoding cupin domain-containing protein, whose translation MSEHNTIDNSIYANERGQVVPVVTRKGEEDRNTTQSGDCVRVSGVSIQHTPATKIWYGEVSNEPGYRSLPHHHGEAETGGRVLKGKGRIYFGEDYKEYLDMVEGDWVFVPPYMPHVEANMSTTEQLIWITTRTPENIVVNLKDVPDEQLEGYRRA comes from the coding sequence ATGTCCGAACACAACACCATCGACAATTCGATCTATGCCAACGAACGCGGGCAGGTCGTTCCCGTCGTCACCCGCAAGGGCGAGGAAGATCGCAATACCACTCAGTCCGGCGACTGTGTGCGCGTCTCAGGTGTCTCGATTCAGCACACTCCGGCGACGAAGATCTGGTACGGAGAGGTCTCCAACGAGCCCGGCTATCGTTCGCTTCCGCATCACCACGGCGAGGCGGAGACCGGCGGTCGAGTGCTCAAGGGAAAGGGCCGAATCTACTTCGGCGAGGACTATAAGGAATACCTCGACATGGTCGAGGGCGACTGGGTCTTCGTTCCGCCCTATATGCCGCACGTCGAAGCGAACATGTCGACGACCGAGCAGCTCATCTGGATCACGACCAGAACTCCGGAGAACATCGTCGTCAATCTCAAAGACGTTCCCGATGAGCAGCTCGAAGGCTATCGCCGCGCATGA
- a CDS encoding fumarylacetoacetate hydrolase family protein encodes MKLATLRTQSGTAAAAETNSGWALLPYSDIAELLTAGDWRSKAIAAVSAPSGDFVASSQAEFASVLTSPRKIICCGLNYSDHIREMGRALPRHPTLFAKYTDTLTGAHDAIATGGSNSVDWEAELAVIVGAQLTHASEDEASSAIAGYCVANDVSMRDWQKRTLQWFQGKNFTASTPLGPWLTTADEFDSDPHFTVEGWINDERVQCGDTSSLVFPPAQLLSYISGFTTLAPGDVILTGTPGGVGQGMQPPRYANPGDVIRTAASGLGELLNPITV; translated from the coding sequence ATGAAGCTGGCCACCCTTCGCACACAGTCCGGCACTGCCGCAGCAGCAGAGACGAACAGCGGCTGGGCGCTGCTCCCCTACTCAGACATCGCTGAACTGCTCACCGCGGGCGACTGGCGCTCGAAGGCCATCGCCGCAGTCAGCGCGCCGTCAGGTGACTTCGTCGCCAGTTCGCAGGCCGAGTTCGCGTCCGTCTTAACCTCTCCGCGCAAGATCATCTGCTGCGGTCTCAACTACTCCGATCACATCCGCGAGATGGGTCGCGCGCTGCCCCGTCACCCCACCCTGTTCGCCAAATACACGGACACCCTCACCGGAGCACATGACGCGATCGCTACCGGAGGCAGCAACTCAGTCGATTGGGAAGCCGAACTCGCCGTCATCGTCGGCGCTCAGCTCACACACGCGTCAGAGGATGAAGCCTCCTCGGCGATAGCGGGGTACTGCGTCGCCAACGACGTGTCCATGCGTGACTGGCAGAAGCGCACTCTCCAATGGTTCCAAGGCAAGAACTTCACAGCCAGCACCCCACTGGGGCCGTGGTTGACCACTGCCGACGAATTCGATTCCGACCCCCATTTCACTGTCGAAGGGTGGATCAACGACGAACGAGTTCAGTGCGGAGACACCTCATCGCTGGTGTTTCCGCCGGCACAGCTGCTCTCGTACATCAGCGGCTTCACCACACTCGCCCCGGGAGACGTCATCCTCACCGGAACCCCCGGTGGCGTCGGCCAGGGAATGCAGCCTCCGCGCTACGCCAATCCGGGAGACGTCATTCGCACCGCCGCCTCGGGGCTGGGCGAGCTGCTCAACCCGATCACCGTCTGA
- a CDS encoding RidA family protein, which translates to MVNPDSLAKPSGYAHGVRAGRRVYLGGQTALDKDMNIVPGGIVAQFEQAFSNVLTTLREAGGEPRDLVSVTIYLTDVDDYLANGREIGRRWRAMAGTDYPAMAGIGVSRLWQADALIEIQGTAEIPAYRA; encoded by the coding sequence ATCGTCAACCCTGATTCGTTGGCGAAACCGTCGGGCTATGCCCATGGCGTACGGGCAGGCAGAAGGGTCTACCTCGGAGGTCAGACCGCCTTGGACAAAGACATGAATATCGTGCCCGGGGGCATCGTCGCGCAGTTCGAGCAGGCATTCTCGAATGTGCTGACAACGTTGCGTGAGGCGGGGGGAGAGCCACGCGATCTCGTCAGTGTGACGATCTATCTCACCGATGTTGACGACTACTTGGCCAACGGGCGCGAAATCGGTCGTCGATGGAGGGCGATGGCAGGAACCGACTACCCGGCCATGGCGGGAATCGGAGTCTCGAGGCTGTGGCAGGCTGATGCGCTCATCGAGATCCAGGGAACCGCAGAAATCCCAGCGTATCGAGCGTGA
- a CDS encoding PaaX family transcriptional regulator — protein sequence MPLPQPALRHQDLIITLFGLYARPPRDRIRIAKLVQMMGDLGYDAPGVRSAVSRLKSKGILVAEKFDRQAVYSIDPSMAETIDEGDVRIFADTRPDSSGQWALATFTVPESQRSLRHQIRSSLSRLGFGIAGQGVWIAPAANLHEAEVVLRRRGLDDYVDFFVGAYSDEEQLATRIGQWWDLEELNSRFDPFLAAYVPDEKTWDKWLDEAAATERDAFRMYVPMLTMWRELPYSIPPLPPEFVPSGWNGPRVRTLFYTAHRRLSASAERYVEQVLSE from the coding sequence ATGCCCCTGCCTCAGCCGGCGCTGCGCCACCAAGACCTCATCATCACGCTCTTCGGCCTGTATGCCAGGCCACCCAGAGATCGCATCAGAATCGCGAAGCTCGTGCAGATGATGGGGGATCTCGGCTATGACGCACCGGGCGTGCGATCCGCTGTCTCCCGCCTCAAGAGCAAGGGCATCCTCGTCGCAGAGAAGTTCGACCGCCAAGCGGTGTACAGCATCGATCCATCGATGGCAGAAACGATCGACGAAGGCGACGTGCGCATTTTCGCCGACACCCGCCCCGACAGCAGCGGGCAATGGGCACTCGCCACATTCACCGTGCCGGAATCCCAACGATCCCTGCGCCACCAGATCCGCTCTTCTCTGTCCCGGCTGGGCTTCGGCATCGCAGGGCAAGGAGTCTGGATTGCCCCGGCGGCGAACCTCCACGAGGCGGAAGTCGTGCTTCGCCGCCGAGGCCTCGACGACTATGTCGACTTCTTCGTCGGCGCGTACTCCGACGAAGAGCAGCTGGCGACGAGAATCGGACAGTGGTGGGACCTCGAAGAACTCAACTCACGGTTCGACCCGTTCCTCGCCGCCTACGTGCCCGACGAGAAGACCTGGGACAAGTGGCTCGACGAAGCCGCAGCCACCGAACGGGACGCGTTCCGGATGTACGTGCCCATGCTCACGATGTGGCGCGAGTTGCCATACTCGATTCCTCCGCTCCCACCTGAGTTCGTCCCCTCCGGATGGAACGGGCCTCGGGTTCGCACTCTGTTCTACACAGCACATCGCCGGCTCTCCGCCAGCGCAGAACGCTACGTCGAACAGGTGCTCTCCGAATAG
- a CDS encoding phytoene desaturase family protein, which translates to MSTPLSSRNSDADVVIIGSGINSLVAAAKLSGAGRKVVLLESRSTIGGFIASGERTLPGFVHDTFSSWHPLFVSGPGYAEFGDDLHEHGLEYANTDRAMAATVGTVRGEQRCVIAHRSRAETAESLTNSEDGRAYLDMLDEFDRQSPTVFGMLGTEVSQWSALARTGFTALRTLGPKGSLGLVRSGASSARALFESTFVGTDVDALWTPWLLHSGLGPDSATGGIMVPVFAASLHGFGMPVVRGGAANFIAAFTSLLRGRDVEILTDTTATGIETSHGSVRAVRTDGGRITTGIVIASTSPQALYQNLLADADGVSQQTTDSRRFRSGKGAAQIHFALSSPVPWSDSSLADIPLVHLSEGSSGTAISIAEAAAGLVPRRPTVVVGQQCVLDPSRAPSGHATLWVQLQEVPYRPEGDAAGEIEGPLEWSESSFRRAFVDRIIDRIEEYAPGFRQTILADDLISPTDLEAHNPNAVNGDPYGGSAELDQNLMFRPFLSGAAHATAVRGVWHIGAATHPGPGLGGGSGFLAAQQILSPGRLARMRSRFTSR; encoded by the coding sequence ATGAGCACCCCTCTTTCGTCCCGGAATTCTGACGCCGATGTCGTCATCATCGGCAGCGGGATCAATTCGCTCGTCGCCGCTGCCAAGCTCTCGGGCGCGGGGCGAAAGGTCGTACTGCTCGAAAGCCGTTCGACGATCGGCGGTTTCATCGCCTCGGGCGAGCGAACTCTGCCTGGATTCGTGCACGACACATTCAGCTCATGGCACCCGTTGTTCGTGTCGGGACCCGGTTATGCCGAATTCGGCGATGATCTGCATGAACACGGCCTTGAATATGCGAACACAGACAGGGCCATGGCCGCCACTGTCGGTACCGTCCGAGGCGAACAGCGCTGCGTCATCGCCCACAGATCGCGTGCAGAGACAGCGGAGAGTCTGACCAATAGCGAGGACGGACGTGCCTACCTCGACATGCTCGACGAATTCGATCGACAGAGCCCAACTGTCTTCGGAATGCTGGGAACTGAAGTATCGCAGTGGTCGGCCTTAGCCCGAACGGGCTTCACGGCTCTGCGCACTCTCGGGCCGAAGGGAAGCCTCGGCTTGGTCCGTTCCGGTGCATCGAGTGCACGTGCGCTCTTCGAATCGACTTTCGTCGGCACCGACGTCGATGCGCTGTGGACACCATGGCTGCTGCACTCCGGTCTCGGCCCCGACAGTGCGACAGGCGGGATCATGGTGCCGGTATTCGCTGCATCTCTGCACGGATTCGGCATGCCGGTAGTCCGCGGGGGCGCAGCGAACTTCATCGCCGCATTCACCTCGCTCCTTCGCGGCCGTGATGTCGAGATTCTCACCGACACGACTGCTACAGGCATTGAAACGTCGCACGGCTCCGTCCGTGCGGTCCGTACGGACGGCGGCCGCATCACCACAGGAATAGTCATCGCAAGCACATCTCCGCAAGCTCTCTATCAGAACCTTCTCGCTGATGCCGACGGGGTCTCCCAACAGACAACTGATTCACGAAGATTCCGCAGCGGGAAAGGGGCCGCACAGATTCATTTCGCGTTGTCGAGCCCAGTCCCATGGAGCGATTCGTCTCTTGCCGACATCCCACTGGTGCATCTCAGCGAAGGATCGTCGGGTACCGCCATCTCCATCGCCGAGGCGGCAGCGGGCTTGGTCCCGCGCAGACCCACTGTGGTCGTCGGCCAGCAGTGCGTCCTCGATCCCAGCCGCGCACCCTCTGGGCATGCCACGTTGTGGGTACAGCTGCAGGAGGTCCCGTATCGACCGGAAGGAGACGCCGCGGGCGAGATCGAGGGGCCACTCGAATGGTCAGAATCGTCATTTCGCCGGGCATTCGTCGATCGCATCATCGACCGGATCGAAGAATATGCGCCCGGGTTCCGACAGACGATTCTCGCTGACGATCTGATCAGCCCGACTGACTTGGAAGCGCACAATCCCAATGCGGTCAACGGCGATCCTTACGGTGGTTCGGCGGAACTCGATCAGAATCTCATGTTCCGGCCCTTTCTGTCCGGCGCAGCCCATGCAACGGCAGTGCGGGGAGTCTGGCACATCGGTGCGGCGACCCATCCGGGACCGGGACTCGGAGGAGGGTCTGGGTTCCTCGCTGCCCAGCAGATCCTTTCGCCCGGACGTCTGGCCCGGATGCGTTCCCGATTCACGTCGCGATAG
- a CDS encoding flavin reductase has translation MNSPHIAIIGAGEAGAQLALGLQNSDIKVTLYSDQSAAEVAEGEITSTQCMFASALTAQKDLSLDCQQLSGVKITGMSFEQTGAGTGFAAEFDHPAQSIDQRLKVSDWITQFTQRGGDFRIEKVGVRLLEQITSRYDLVIVATGKAELSQIFPVDRARSPYDRPQRVVAATYLDRPLPADDEANHIRFHHKPESGEFFTFPGLTHGKECQMLVFEAVPGSELDVWDDVSDPDEHLQRTRDVLRQHFPDEFARLGECELSDRGATLRGRITPTVKHPVGTLPSGATVMGIGDAVILNDPITGQGSNNAALAAAHCTDAIIRRIRSGAMFDDEWKQQTFEGYWRSWGKWSTTWTNSLLGGLRNHQLELFSAAATHPSLAASLVAGFDDPRTLFPWWSDVSEAHAFIEASARAESAEFDLRDFRTALGQFATGVTVITTRTADGRKVGMTANSFTSVSMDPPLVLWCPGKHVPSLADFESSTHFAINVLASDQHALSRQFATPAPDKFAGVEIIEGAAGLPVLAGTVASFQCRTVARHDAGDHVIYIGEVEQYAHDRAEPLVFHSGAYRETADHPAVS, from the coding sequence ATGAACAGCCCGCACATTGCCATCATCGGAGCCGGAGAAGCCGGGGCACAGCTTGCGCTCGGTCTGCAGAACTCCGATATCAAAGTCACCCTCTACTCTGACCAATCCGCAGCAGAGGTCGCCGAAGGGGAGATCACTTCGACGCAGTGCATGTTCGCTTCGGCGTTGACCGCGCAGAAGGACCTCAGCCTCGATTGTCAGCAGCTCTCCGGAGTGAAGATCACGGGGATGAGCTTCGAGCAAACCGGGGCTGGGACCGGGTTCGCTGCTGAATTCGACCATCCTGCGCAGTCGATCGACCAGCGGCTCAAGGTCTCCGATTGGATCACGCAATTCACTCAGCGCGGTGGCGACTTCCGTATCGAGAAGGTGGGTGTGAGGCTTCTCGAACAGATCACCAGCCGCTACGATCTCGTCATCGTCGCCACCGGCAAAGCCGAGCTCTCACAGATCTTCCCCGTCGACAGGGCGAGATCTCCCTACGACCGCCCACAGAGGGTCGTCGCAGCGACCTATCTGGACCGGCCCTTGCCGGCGGATGACGAAGCCAACCACATTCGCTTCCACCACAAGCCAGAGTCCGGTGAATTCTTCACTTTCCCGGGACTGACGCACGGCAAGGAATGTCAGATGCTCGTTTTCGAAGCAGTCCCCGGTTCGGAGTTGGACGTCTGGGATGACGTGTCCGACCCCGACGAACATCTGCAGCGGACGCGCGATGTGCTCAGACAGCACTTCCCCGACGAGTTCGCTCGTCTTGGGGAATGCGAGCTCAGCGATCGCGGGGCCACGCTGCGCGGACGGATCACCCCAACGGTCAAGCATCCTGTCGGAACTCTTCCCAGCGGTGCCACCGTCATGGGCATCGGCGATGCGGTGATCCTCAACGACCCGATCACCGGCCAGGGCTCGAACAATGCAGCGCTCGCTGCAGCGCACTGCACGGACGCCATCATCAGACGAATCCGGTCCGGCGCAATGTTCGATGACGAGTGGAAGCAGCAGACGTTCGAAGGCTATTGGAGAAGTTGGGGCAAGTGGTCGACCACGTGGACGAACTCTCTGCTCGGCGGATTGCGGAATCACCAGCTCGAACTGTTCTCGGCCGCCGCGACGCATCCGTCGCTGGCCGCGTCGCTCGTCGCAGGCTTCGACGATCCGAGAACACTATTCCCCTGGTGGTCCGACGTGTCTGAGGCACACGCTTTCATCGAAGCGAGCGCTCGCGCCGAATCCGCCGAATTCGATCTGCGCGACTTCCGCACAGCGCTCGGACAGTTCGCTACCGGCGTCACAGTGATCACGACCCGCACAGCCGACGGCCGGAAGGTCGGAATGACCGCAAACTCTTTCACGTCGGTCTCGATGGATCCTCCGCTCGTCCTCTGGTGCCCTGGCAAACACGTGCCCAGCTTGGCGGATTTCGAGTCGAGTACCCATTTCGCGATCAACGTCCTGGCCAGTGACCAGCACGCTCTTTCCAGGCAGTTCGCCACCCCGGCTCCTGACAAGTTCGCCGGTGTGGAGATCATCGAGGGTGCGGCAGGACTGCCGGTGCTCGCGGGAACCGTGGCGTCCTTCCAATGCCGGACCGTTGCTCGCCATGATGCCGGCGACCACGTCATCTACATCGGTGAGGTAGAGCAGTACGCGCATGACCGCGCAGAACCGCTCGTCTTCCACTCCGGAGCGTACCGAGAGACTGCCGATCATCCGGCGGTGTCGTGA
- a CDS encoding styrene monooxygenase/indole monooxygenase family protein, whose amino-acid sequence MSQRTITIVGAGQNGLQLGLGLQQAGYEVRMVSNRTPEDIASSRVASSQCMFATPLSYEAQVGADLWPDAPPVEGIGFTVPDPDRRGEKLFSWTARLSSPAQSVDQRVKFPALMDLFTRRDGSIEYVDAGIDELEAYARETDLVIVAAGKGEIAGLFERDDSRSTFSAPQRALALTYVHGLEPREGYEAVSFNLIPGVGEYFVFPATTLSGDCHIMVFEGTPGGPMDRFKGLTPEEHLDASLAVLRTFLPWEAERAGRVELTDSLGTLQGRFPPTIRRPVATLPSGAKILGAADVVVLNDPITGQGSNNASRCAQSYLQSIIAHGDAAFDEQFMHSTFERYWSVAKPVVDWTNALLLPPADHAFALLRGAADHPQIAHRFANGFDDPADFGSWFLDPEQGLDYLAAFDAAIPEAPINSASTMGARA is encoded by the coding sequence ATGTCACAACGCACCATCACCATCGTCGGAGCCGGACAGAACGGCTTGCAGCTGGGCCTAGGCCTTCAGCAGGCCGGCTATGAAGTCCGTATGGTCTCCAACCGCACGCCCGAAGACATCGCCTCGTCCCGCGTAGCTTCCAGCCAATGCATGTTCGCCACGCCGCTGTCGTATGAGGCACAGGTCGGAGCCGACCTGTGGCCGGACGCCCCGCCTGTCGAGGGCATCGGATTCACCGTGCCCGACCCGGACCGAAGAGGAGAGAAACTGTTCTCATGGACTGCACGTCTCTCTTCTCCAGCTCAGTCTGTCGACCAGCGAGTGAAGTTTCCCGCGCTCATGGACCTCTTCACTCGCCGAGACGGCTCCATCGAATACGTCGACGCCGGCATCGATGAACTCGAGGCGTATGCCCGTGAGACTGACCTCGTCATCGTCGCCGCAGGGAAAGGTGAGATTGCAGGCTTGTTCGAACGCGACGACTCACGAAGCACATTCAGTGCTCCGCAACGAGCTCTCGCTCTGACGTACGTGCACGGACTCGAACCGAGAGAGGGGTACGAAGCCGTGAGCTTCAACCTCATCCCCGGAGTCGGCGAATACTTCGTCTTCCCAGCCACGACCCTGTCAGGGGACTGCCACATTATGGTCTTCGAAGGGACCCCCGGAGGCCCGATGGACCGGTTCAAGGGCCTGACGCCCGAGGAACACCTCGATGCCTCCCTGGCTGTTCTGCGAACCTTCTTGCCATGGGAAGCGGAGCGGGCGGGCCGGGTCGAGCTGACCGACTCGCTCGGCACCCTACAGGGCCGCTTCCCTCCCACAATTCGCCGACCGGTCGCGACCCTGCCCAGCGGAGCGAAGATCCTCGGCGCCGCTGATGTCGTGGTCCTCAACGACCCCATCACCGGACAAGGATCGAACAACGCTTCTCGTTGCGCACAGTCCTATCTGCAATCCATCATCGCCCACGGTGACGCCGCATTCGATGAGCAGTTCATGCACTCGACCTTCGAACGCTACTGGTCGGTTGCAAAGCCTGTAGTCGACTGGACGAACGCACTCCTCCTTCCGCCCGCTGATCACGCTTTCGCCTTGCTTCGCGGAGCAGCCGATCATCCGCAGATCGCTCATCGATTTGCCAACGGCTTCGACGATCCGGCCGACTTCGGCTCGTGGTTCCTCGACCCCGAACAAGGACTCGACTACCTCGCGGCTTTCGACGCGGCGATACCCGAAGCCCCCATCAATTCCGCATCGACGATGGGAGCACGCGCATGA
- a CDS encoding SDR family oxidoreductase, translated as MDDSLADRVAIVTGGATLIGRGVCQVLSDRGAEVVAADIDSVGLADLAEPIVTSETDITDDAALVALVEETVERFGRLDIIVNLAATYLDNGSATSRADWLSGLDVNLVSGIRLVEVARPHLAAHGVGAVVNFTSISAGAAQTGRWVYPASKAAIAQVTRSQALDLAPQRIRVNSVSPGWTWSAIMDNLSGGDIEKTDRVAADFHITGRVGRPNEVGEVVAFLASDAASVVTGADWAADGGYSALGPEQKSETIPLLAAD; from the coding sequence ATGGATGATTCACTTGCCGACCGCGTGGCCATCGTCACCGGCGGAGCAACACTGATCGGACGCGGTGTATGCCAGGTGCTGAGCGACAGAGGCGCCGAGGTCGTCGCGGCCGACATCGACTCCGTCGGACTTGCAGACCTAGCGGAACCGATCGTCACGTCCGAGACGGACATCACCGACGATGCGGCACTCGTGGCTCTGGTCGAAGAGACAGTCGAACGCTTCGGTCGCCTCGACATCATCGTCAACCTGGCTGCAACCTATCTCGACAATGGCAGCGCCACGAGCCGTGCGGATTGGCTGTCCGGACTCGACGTCAACCTCGTCAGCGGCATCCGCCTCGTCGAGGTGGCTCGCCCCCATCTTGCTGCCCACGGTGTCGGCGCAGTCGTGAATTTCACCTCGATCTCTGCCGGGGCGGCCCAGACCGGTCGGTGGGTGTACCCCGCGAGCAAGGCTGCGATCGCGCAAGTCACGCGCTCTCAGGCCCTCGACCTCGCCCCTCAGCGCATTCGAGTCAACTCGGTCAGCCCAGGATGGACATGGTCAGCGATCATGGACAACCTCAGCGGCGGAGACATCGAGAAGACTGATCGCGTCGCCGCCGACTTCCATATCACCGGTCGGGTCGGGCGCCCCAACGAGGTGGGCGAGGTCGTGGCCTTTCTGGCATCCGACGCCGCCAGCGTCGTCACGGGAGCCGACTGGGCAGCCGACGGCGGATACTCCGCTCTCGGACCGGAACAGAAGTCGGAGACCATCCCACTGCTGGCCGCAGACTGA
- a CDS encoding AraC family transcriptional regulator, whose product MALSAPASFPFADQVLPGRRVKSAQEPEEAQRIVAEMFCGHDLAVLDARLGMQVRSLQAHDVGLHLLDYRSHVKISPQGLSDFYLVQIPLRSRAWMRVGSTEVESSVTMATLPPIDRECQLEWLPDAAHVIVYVKRSRLERAACSNYGFEDPSKLSLGYGLRLDTDAGQSFLRALWELHDALVETAAAPSAYSLSLLVEMLMVRLLDAADHSLSRSLEQWTSGMPERGRTGASARVYRRFIRELEAVETADLNVADIASRLDVPVRSLQEHVRRESGSTPSALLRDARLLRARAALESADPSRSTVGSVAAAAGFYHQGRFSAEYTRRFGESPTAALQR is encoded by the coding sequence ATGGCCTTGAGTGCACCGGCATCTTTCCCCTTTGCGGATCAGGTCCTTCCCGGCCGCCGGGTAAAGAGCGCTCAAGAGCCCGAGGAAGCGCAGCGCATCGTCGCGGAGATGTTCTGCGGACATGACTTGGCTGTCCTCGATGCCCGACTGGGAATGCAGGTGCGTTCCTTGCAGGCGCACGATGTCGGGCTGCATCTGCTTGACTACCGCAGTCATGTGAAGATCTCTCCGCAGGGCCTCTCGGACTTCTACCTCGTGCAGATTCCGTTGCGGTCGCGTGCCTGGATGCGTGTCGGCTCCACGGAAGTAGAGTCATCGGTGACGATGGCGACGCTGCCTCCGATCGATCGGGAGTGCCAGCTCGAATGGCTGCCGGATGCCGCTCATGTCATTGTCTACGTCAAGCGTTCTCGGCTGGAACGGGCCGCGTGCTCGAACTATGGATTCGAAGATCCTTCGAAGTTGTCGCTCGGCTACGGTCTCAGGCTCGATACTGATGCGGGGCAGTCGTTCCTCCGTGCGCTGTGGGAACTCCATGATGCGCTGGTGGAGACGGCTGCAGCCCCGAGCGCCTATTCTCTCTCGTTGCTCGTCGAAATGCTCATGGTGCGCCTGCTCGATGCGGCGGATCATTCGCTGTCGCGCTCGCTCGAGCAGTGGACCAGCGGAATGCCTGAGCGCGGGCGTACGGGCGCGTCCGCGCGAGTGTATCGACGATTCATCCGCGAGCTCGAAGCAGTTGAGACGGCTGACCTCAACGTCGCCGACATCGCGTCTCGTCTCGACGTGCCGGTGCGCTCGCTGCAGGAGCATGTGCGGCGCGAATCGGGTTCGACTCCATCAGCGCTGCTGAGAGACGCGAGGCTGCTGAGGGCGCGGGCTGCGCTCGAGAGTGCTGATCCAAGCCGTTCGACCGTCGGTTCGGTCGCTGCTGCGGCGGGTTTTTATCATCAGGGTCGGTTTTCGGCTGAATACACTAGACGCTTCGGTGAGAGTCCTACCGCCGCGCTTCAGAGATGA